A stretch of the Gossypium hirsutum isolate 1008001.06 chromosome D07, Gossypium_hirsutum_v2.1, whole genome shotgun sequence genome encodes the following:
- the LOC107954325 gene encoding bifunctional protein FolD 1, mitochondrial isoform X3: MYRKILMRMRMRMMNATRKVVVGWAKEYKRYLSTTTTNQILLSPPLVSVDLPEIWGSTSTLYHHHPSQSPVSHAKIINGKSIAEEITSRVASNVKRMKESIGKVPGLAVILVGQRRDSLTYVRNKIKACEEAGIKSVVAEFPDSCAEEDIMTSLSKFNEDPSVHGILVQLPLPELEYYLEFYKRTLYVLQMTCKSFLVQHLDEEKILNLVSLEKDVDGFHPINMGNLSMRGREPLFVPCTPKGCLELLLRSGVEIVGKKAVVIGRSNIVGLPIALLLQRHHATVTIVHACTKNPERITCEADIVVTAAGVPSLIRSSWLKPGAVVIDVGTCPVEVD, from the exons ATGTACAGGAAGATTTTGATGAGGATGAGGATGAGGATGATGAATGCAACTCGGAAGGTGGTAGTAGGATGGGCGAAAgaatataaaagatatttatcCACCACCACCACGAACCAAATATTACTGTCTCCACCTCTTGTCTCTGTCGACCTTCCAGAAATTTGGGGTTCCACTTCCACCCTCTATCATCACCATCCCTCCCAAAGTCCTGTATCT CACGCAAAAATAATTAATGGAAAGTCTATTGCTGAGGAAATCACATCAAGAGTAGCCTCTAACGTAAAAAGGATGAAAGAGTCCATTGGCAAAGTTCCTGGTTTGGCTGTAATTTTGGTGGGCCAAAGAAGGGACTCATTGACTTATGTTCGTAACAAGATAAAAGCTTGTGAAGAAGCTGGAATCAAATCTGTGGTGGCAGAATTTCCTGACTCTTGTGCTGAAGAGGATATTATGACTTCCTTGTCAAAGTTTAATGAGGATCCCTCAGTTCATGGTATCCTTGTGCAGCTTCCTTTGCCAGAG TTGGAATACTATCTTGAATTTTACAAGAGAACCCTCTATGTTCTGCAAATGACTTGTAAAAGTTTCCTGGTACAGCATTTGGATGAGGAGAAGATTTTGAATCTGGTGAGTTTAGAAAAAGACGTGGATGGCTTCCATCCAATAAATATGGGGAATCTCTCCATGAGAGGAAGGGAACCGCTCTTTGTTCCCTGCACACCTAAAGGTTGCCTTGAGTTATTGCTTCGATCTGGCGTGGAAATAGTGGGAAAGAAGGCAGTAGTGATTGGGAGAAGCAACATTGTAGGATTGCCTATAGCATTACTACTGCAG AGGCACCATGCAACCGTCACCATAGTACATGCTTGCACGAAGAATCCCGAAAGGATCACATGCGAAGCTGACATAGTAGTCACAGCAGCTGGGGTACCTAGTCTGATTCGTAGCAGTTGGCTGAAGCCGGGTGCAGTTGTTATTGATGTTGGGACTTGTCCAGTTGAG GTTGATTAG
- the LOC107954325 gene encoding bifunctional protein FolD 1, mitochondrial isoform X1 translates to MYRKILMRMRMRMMNATRKVVVGWAKEYKRYLSTTTTNQILLSPPLVSVDLPEIWGSTSTLYHHHPSQSPVSHAKIINGKSIAEEITSRVASNVKRMKESIGKVPGLAVILVGQRRDSLTYVRNKIKACEEAGIKSVVAEFPDSCAEEDIMTSLSKFNEDPSVHGILVQLPLPELEYYLEFYKRTLYVLQMTCKSFLVQHLDEEKILNLVSLEKDVDGFHPINMGNLSMRGREPLFVPCTPKGCLELLLRSGVEIVGKKAVVIGRSNIVGLPIALLLQRHHATVTIVHACTKNPERITCEADIVVTAAGVPSLIRSSWLKPGAVVIDVGTCPVEDPSAEYGYRLVGDVCYEEALSIASAVTPVPGGVGPMTIAMLLCNTLDSAKWLYGFT, encoded by the exons ATGTACAGGAAGATTTTGATGAGGATGAGGATGAGGATGATGAATGCAACTCGGAAGGTGGTAGTAGGATGGGCGAAAgaatataaaagatatttatcCACCACCACCACGAACCAAATATTACTGTCTCCACCTCTTGTCTCTGTCGACCTTCCAGAAATTTGGGGTTCCACTTCCACCCTCTATCATCACCATCCCTCCCAAAGTCCTGTATCT CACGCAAAAATAATTAATGGAAAGTCTATTGCTGAGGAAATCACATCAAGAGTAGCCTCTAACGTAAAAAGGATGAAAGAGTCCATTGGCAAAGTTCCTGGTTTGGCTGTAATTTTGGTGGGCCAAAGAAGGGACTCATTGACTTATGTTCGTAACAAGATAAAAGCTTGTGAAGAAGCTGGAATCAAATCTGTGGTGGCAGAATTTCCTGACTCTTGTGCTGAAGAGGATATTATGACTTCCTTGTCAAAGTTTAATGAGGATCCCTCAGTTCATGGTATCCTTGTGCAGCTTCCTTTGCCAGAG TTGGAATACTATCTTGAATTTTACAAGAGAACCCTCTATGTTCTGCAAATGACTTGTAAAAGTTTCCTGGTACAGCATTTGGATGAGGAGAAGATTTTGAATCTGGTGAGTTTAGAAAAAGACGTGGATGGCTTCCATCCAATAAATATGGGGAATCTCTCCATGAGAGGAAGGGAACCGCTCTTTGTTCCCTGCACACCTAAAGGTTGCCTTGAGTTATTGCTTCGATCTGGCGTGGAAATAGTGGGAAAGAAGGCAGTAGTGATTGGGAGAAGCAACATTGTAGGATTGCCTATAGCATTACTACTGCAG AGGCACCATGCAACCGTCACCATAGTACATGCTTGCACGAAGAATCCCGAAAGGATCACATGCGAAGCTGACATAGTAGTCACAGCAGCTGGGGTACCTAGTCTGATTCGTAGCAGTTGGCTGAAGCCGGGTGCAGTTGTTATTGATGTTGGGACTTGTCCAGTTGAG GATCCCAGCGCAGAGTATGGATACCGTCTTGTAGGAGATGTATGCTATGAAGAAGCATTGAGTATAGCATCTGCAGTGACTCCAGTACCCGGAGGAGTTGGACCAATGACAATTGCCATGCTTCTGTGCAACACTCTTGATTCTGCCAAATGGCTGTATGGCTTTACGTGA
- the LOC107954325 gene encoding bifunctional protein FolD 1, mitochondrial isoform X4, whose product MYRKILMRMRMRMMNATRKVVVGWAKEYKRYLSTTTTNQILLSPPLVSVDLPEIWGSTSTLYHHHPSQSPVSHAKIINGKSIAEEITSRVASNVKRMKESIGKVPGLAVILVGQRRDSLTYVRNKIKACEEAGIKSVVAEFPDSCAEEDIMTSLSKFNEDPSVHGILVQLPLPEHLDEEKILNLVSLEKDVDGFHPINMGNLSMRGREPLFVPCTPKGCLELLLRSGVEIVGKKAVVIGRSNIVGLPIALLLQRHHATVTIVHACTKNPERITCEADIVVTAAGVPSLIRSSWLKPGAVVIDVGTCPVEVD is encoded by the exons ATGTACAGGAAGATTTTGATGAGGATGAGGATGAGGATGATGAATGCAACTCGGAAGGTGGTAGTAGGATGGGCGAAAgaatataaaagatatttatcCACCACCACCACGAACCAAATATTACTGTCTCCACCTCTTGTCTCTGTCGACCTTCCAGAAATTTGGGGTTCCACTTCCACCCTCTATCATCACCATCCCTCCCAAAGTCCTGTATCT CACGCAAAAATAATTAATGGAAAGTCTATTGCTGAGGAAATCACATCAAGAGTAGCCTCTAACGTAAAAAGGATGAAAGAGTCCATTGGCAAAGTTCCTGGTTTGGCTGTAATTTTGGTGGGCCAAAGAAGGGACTCATTGACTTATGTTCGTAACAAGATAAAAGCTTGTGAAGAAGCTGGAATCAAATCTGTGGTGGCAGAATTTCCTGACTCTTGTGCTGAAGAGGATATTATGACTTCCTTGTCAAAGTTTAATGAGGATCCCTCAGTTCATGGTATCCTTGTGCAGCTTCCTTTGCCAGAG CATTTGGATGAGGAGAAGATTTTGAATCTGGTGAGTTTAGAAAAAGACGTGGATGGCTTCCATCCAATAAATATGGGGAATCTCTCCATGAGAGGAAGGGAACCGCTCTTTGTTCCCTGCACACCTAAAGGTTGCCTTGAGTTATTGCTTCGATCTGGCGTGGAAATAGTGGGAAAGAAGGCAGTAGTGATTGGGAGAAGCAACATTGTAGGATTGCCTATAGCATTACTACTGCAG AGGCACCATGCAACCGTCACCATAGTACATGCTTGCACGAAGAATCCCGAAAGGATCACATGCGAAGCTGACATAGTAGTCACAGCAGCTGGGGTACCTAGTCTGATTCGTAGCAGTTGGCTGAAGCCGGGTGCAGTTGTTATTGATGTTGGGACTTGTCCAGTTGAG GTTGATTAG
- the LOC107954323 gene encoding signal peptide peptidase isoform X2 gives MKNAERLANLALAGLTMAPLVVKVDPNLNVVLTACLTVYVGCYRSVKPTPPLETMSNEHAMRFPFVGSAMLLSLFLLFKFLSKDLVNAVLTCYFFVLGIIALSATVLPTIKRFLPKHWNEDLIIWHFPFFLSFEIEFTRSQIIAAIPGTFFCSWYALQKHWLANNILGLAFCIQGIEMLSLGSFKTGAILLAGLFVYDIFWVFFTPVMVSVAKSFDAPIKLLFPTADSTRPFSMLGLGDIVIPGIFVALALRYDVSRGKERQYFKSAFLGYTVGLVLTIVVMNWFQAAQPALLYIVPAVIGFLAAHCIWNGEVGPVCSQPFSLTYWSLTNQRWRL, from the exons ATGAAGAACGCTGAAAGACTCGCCAATTTGGCTTTAGCAG GGTTGACAATGGCACCACTAGTTGTGAAGGTAGACCCCAACTTGAATGTTGTTTTGACTGCATGCCTAACAGTATATGTGGGTTGCTATAGGTCTGTCAAACCTACTCCACCATTG GAGACAATGTCTAATGAGCATGCTATGCGTTTTCCATTTGTTGGGAGTGCAATGCTGTTATCACTTTTCTTACTGTTCAAGTTCTTATCAAAAGACTTGGTTAATGCAGTTTTGACATGCTATTTCTTTGTGCTTGGGATCATTGCTCTTTC GGCAACAGTACTGCCTACCATAAAACGCTTCTTGCCAAAGCATTGGAACGAAGACCTTATCATTTGGCATTTTCCATTTTTCCTCT CTTTTGAGATTGAGTTCACAAGATCTCAGATCATAGCTGCAATCCCTGGAACTTTTTTCTGTTCATGGTATGCTTTGCAGAAGCATTGGCTGGCTAATAATATTCTGGGTCTCGCTTTCTGCATTCAG GGAATTGAAATGCTTTCTCTTGGATCTTTTAAGACTGGTGCCATTTTATTG GCTGGGCTTTTTGTATATGATATTTTCTGGGTCTTTTTCACTCCTGTGATGGTTAGTGTTGCGAAGTCTTTCGATGCTCCTATAAAG CTTTTGTTCCCTACAGCTGACTCTACCCGACCATTTTCCATGCTTGGACTTGGTGACATTGTAATTCCTg GTATTTTTGTAGCACTAGCATTAAGATATGACGTATCTAGGGGGAAAGAGAGGCAGTATTTTAAGAGCGCATTTTTGGGGTACACGGTGGGGTTGGTCCTTACAATTGTTGTCATGAACTGGTTTCAAGCTGCACAG CCTGCACTTTTGTATATTGTACCGGCTGTTATTGGATTCTTGGCTGCTCACTGTATATGGAACGGAGAAGTTGGACCGGTTTGTTCCCAGCCCTTCTCTCTCAC TTATTGGAGTTTGACGAATCAAAGATGGCGGTTGTAG
- the LOC107954325 gene encoding bifunctional protein FolD 1, mitochondrial isoform X2 produces the protein MYRKILMRMRMRMMNATRKVVVGWAKEYKRYLSTTTTNQILLSPPLVSVDLPEIWGSTSTLYHHHPSQSPVSHAKIINGKSIAEEITSRVASNVKRMKESIGKVPGLAVILVGQRRDSLTYVRNKIKACEEAGIKSVVAEFPDSCAEEDIMTSLSKFNEDPSVHGILVQLPLPEHLDEEKILNLVSLEKDVDGFHPINMGNLSMRGREPLFVPCTPKGCLELLLRSGVEIVGKKAVVIGRSNIVGLPIALLLQRHHATVTIVHACTKNPERITCEADIVVTAAGVPSLIRSSWLKPGAVVIDVGTCPVEDPSAEYGYRLVGDVCYEEALSIASAVTPVPGGVGPMTIAMLLCNTLDSAKWLYGFT, from the exons ATGTACAGGAAGATTTTGATGAGGATGAGGATGAGGATGATGAATGCAACTCGGAAGGTGGTAGTAGGATGGGCGAAAgaatataaaagatatttatcCACCACCACCACGAACCAAATATTACTGTCTCCACCTCTTGTCTCTGTCGACCTTCCAGAAATTTGGGGTTCCACTTCCACCCTCTATCATCACCATCCCTCCCAAAGTCCTGTATCT CACGCAAAAATAATTAATGGAAAGTCTATTGCTGAGGAAATCACATCAAGAGTAGCCTCTAACGTAAAAAGGATGAAAGAGTCCATTGGCAAAGTTCCTGGTTTGGCTGTAATTTTGGTGGGCCAAAGAAGGGACTCATTGACTTATGTTCGTAACAAGATAAAAGCTTGTGAAGAAGCTGGAATCAAATCTGTGGTGGCAGAATTTCCTGACTCTTGTGCTGAAGAGGATATTATGACTTCCTTGTCAAAGTTTAATGAGGATCCCTCAGTTCATGGTATCCTTGTGCAGCTTCCTTTGCCAGAG CATTTGGATGAGGAGAAGATTTTGAATCTGGTGAGTTTAGAAAAAGACGTGGATGGCTTCCATCCAATAAATATGGGGAATCTCTCCATGAGAGGAAGGGAACCGCTCTTTGTTCCCTGCACACCTAAAGGTTGCCTTGAGTTATTGCTTCGATCTGGCGTGGAAATAGTGGGAAAGAAGGCAGTAGTGATTGGGAGAAGCAACATTGTAGGATTGCCTATAGCATTACTACTGCAG AGGCACCATGCAACCGTCACCATAGTACATGCTTGCACGAAGAATCCCGAAAGGATCACATGCGAAGCTGACATAGTAGTCACAGCAGCTGGGGTACCTAGTCTGATTCGTAGCAGTTGGCTGAAGCCGGGTGCAGTTGTTATTGATGTTGGGACTTGTCCAGTTGAG GATCCCAGCGCAGAGTATGGATACCGTCTTGTAGGAGATGTATGCTATGAAGAAGCATTGAGTATAGCATCTGCAGTGACTCCAGTACCCGGAGGAGTTGGACCAATGACAATTGCCATGCTTCTGTGCAACACTCTTGATTCTGCCAAATGGCTGTATGGCTTTACGTGA
- the LOC107954323 gene encoding signal peptide peptidase isoform X1, with protein sequence MKNAERLANLALAGLTMAPLVVKVDPNLNVVLTACLTVYVGCYRSVKPTPPLETMSNEHAMRFPFVGSAMLLSLFLLFKFLSKDLVNAVLTCYFFVLGIIALSATVLPTIKRFLPKHWNEDLIIWHFPFFLSFEIEFTRSQIIAAIPGTFFCSWYALQKHWLANNILGLAFCIQGIEMLSLGSFKTGAILLAGLFVYDIFWVFFTPVMVSVAKSFDAPIKLLFPTADSTRPFSMLGLGDIVIPGIFVALALRYDVSRGKERQYFKSAFLGYTVGLVLTIVVMNWFQAAQPALLYIVPAVIGFLAAHCIWNGEVGPLLEFDESKMAVVEGSEDKPSKKVE encoded by the exons ATGAAGAACGCTGAAAGACTCGCCAATTTGGCTTTAGCAG GGTTGACAATGGCACCACTAGTTGTGAAGGTAGACCCCAACTTGAATGTTGTTTTGACTGCATGCCTAACAGTATATGTGGGTTGCTATAGGTCTGTCAAACCTACTCCACCATTG GAGACAATGTCTAATGAGCATGCTATGCGTTTTCCATTTGTTGGGAGTGCAATGCTGTTATCACTTTTCTTACTGTTCAAGTTCTTATCAAAAGACTTGGTTAATGCAGTTTTGACATGCTATTTCTTTGTGCTTGGGATCATTGCTCTTTC GGCAACAGTACTGCCTACCATAAAACGCTTCTTGCCAAAGCATTGGAACGAAGACCTTATCATTTGGCATTTTCCATTTTTCCTCT CTTTTGAGATTGAGTTCACAAGATCTCAGATCATAGCTGCAATCCCTGGAACTTTTTTCTGTTCATGGTATGCTTTGCAGAAGCATTGGCTGGCTAATAATATTCTGGGTCTCGCTTTCTGCATTCAG GGAATTGAAATGCTTTCTCTTGGATCTTTTAAGACTGGTGCCATTTTATTG GCTGGGCTTTTTGTATATGATATTTTCTGGGTCTTTTTCACTCCTGTGATGGTTAGTGTTGCGAAGTCTTTCGATGCTCCTATAAAG CTTTTGTTCCCTACAGCTGACTCTACCCGACCATTTTCCATGCTTGGACTTGGTGACATTGTAATTCCTg GTATTTTTGTAGCACTAGCATTAAGATATGACGTATCTAGGGGGAAAGAGAGGCAGTATTTTAAGAGCGCATTTTTGGGGTACACGGTGGGGTTGGTCCTTACAATTGTTGTCATGAACTGGTTTCAAGCTGCACAG CCTGCACTTTTGTATATTGTACCGGCTGTTATTGGATTCTTGGCTGCTCACTGTATATGGAACGGAGAAGTTGGACCG TTATTGGAGTTTGACGAATCAAAGATGGCGGTTGTAGAAGGAAGTGAAGACAAACCTAGCAAGAAAGTGGAATGA
- the LOC107954324 gene encoding pentatricopeptide repeat-containing protein At5g01110 gives MSRLLFRNLPLQTSPTHKFLRNLQTLQTPPNGEPDSFMVEKILFSLKQGNANSLRNYRFRINPLIVVEVLLHCRENLQLGKRFVDFIVLNCSNFKHSSMSLSAMIHVLVRCGRLSDAQALVLRMVRKSGVSRVEIVESLVSTCGNFGSNGSVFDLLIRSYVQARKLREGSEAFMILRSKGFCVSINACNSLLGGLVKIGWVDLAWQVYNEVVRAGVELNVYTLNIMVNALCKDGKISCVKSLLSEMKEKGIFSDIVTYNTMINAYCREGHLEEAFGLMKSMSNKGLKPGLFTYNSIVYGLCKRGNFERAKEVLNEMLWIGLSPDTTTYNTLLVESCRKNNISEAEDIFNEMLHRGVVPDLVSFSSLIGVFCRNRHLDQALDYFNNMKRAGLVPDNVIYTILIDGYCRNRAMSEALKIRDEMLEKGCNMDVVTYNTILNGLCKEKMLTEADNLLHEMTERGVFPDFYTFTTLIHGHCRDGNMNKALNLFDAMTQRNIKPDIVTYNTLIDGFCKVGEIEKAKQLWAGMISRKIIPNHISYGTLINGVCSIGHVPEAFRLWDEMVGKGIKPTLVICNSIIKGYCRSGDTSRAAKFLSKMTAEGIVPDSITYNTFINGFVKEENMDKAFLWINKMENQGLSPDAITYNVILSGFCREGRMQEAEMVLRKMIEKGIDPDRSTYTSLINGHVTQDNLKEAFRFHDEMVRMGFVPDDKF, from the coding sequence ATGTCACGGCTACTCTTTCGAAATCTCCCTCTCCAGACTTCACCTACCCACAAATTTCTTAGAAATTTACAAACCCTACAAACCCCACCAAATGGGGAACCGGATTCGTTCATGGTGGAGAAGATTCTGTTCAGTTTAAAGCAAGGTAATGCGAACTCTTTGCGTAATTATCGATTTCGAATAAACCCGTTGATCGTAGTTGAGGTTCTTTTGCACTGCCGTGAGAATTTGCAATTGGGTAAAAGATTTGTTGATTTTATTGTGCTTAATTGCTCGAATTTTAAGCATTCTTCGATGTCCTTAAGTGCAATGATTCATGTTCTTGTGAGATGTGGAAGGTTGTCTGATGCACAGGCTTTGGTTCTTAGGATGGTTAGGAAAAGTGGGGTTTCACGTGTTGAAATTGTGGAGTCTTTGGTTTCCACATGTGGAAATTTTGGGTCAAATGGTTCtgtttttgatttgttaattagGTCTTATGTGCAAGCTAGGAAGTTAAGAGAAGGATCTGAGGCCTTTATGATTTTGAGAAGTAAAGGTTTTTGTGTTTCTATTAATGCCTGTAATAGTCTTCTTGGTGGATTAGTGAAGATTGGATGGGTTGATTTGGCTTGGCAAGTGTATAATGAAGTTGTTAGAGCTGGGGTTGAGTTAAATGTGTATACATTAAATATTATGGTTAATGCTTTGTGTAAAGATGGAAAGATCAGTTGTGTTAAATCTCTTTTATCAGAAATGAAAGAGAAGGGAATTTTTTCTGATATTGTGACATACAATACAATGATTAATGCGTATTGCCGTGAAGGGCATTTGGAAGAAGCCTTTGGGTTGATGAAATCCATGTCAAATAAAGGGTTGAAACCAGGCCTTTTTACTTATAATTCAATTGTGTATGGTTTATGCAAGAGAGGGAACTTTGAAAGAGCAAAAGAAGTTTTAAATGAGATGCTATGGATAGGGTTGAGTCCTGATACTACTACCTATAATACTTTGCTTGTTGAGAGTTGCAGAAAAAATAATATATCAGAAGCTGAAGACATTTTCAATGAAATGTTGCATCGAGGTGTTGTTCCGGATTTGGTTAGCTTTAGTTCACTTATTGGGGTATTTTGTAGAAATAGACATCTTGATCAGGCATTAGACTATTTTAATAATATGAAGAGAGCTGGCTTGGTTCCAGATAATGTAATTTATACCATTCTTATAGATGGGTATTGCAGAAATCGTGCGATGTCGGAAGCTTTGAAGATCAGGGATGAAATGCTAGAAAAGGGATGTAATATGGATGTTGTTACTTACAATACCATTTTGAATGGGTTGTGCAAGGAGAAGATGCTCACTGAAGCAGACAATCTATTGCATGAGATGACAGAAAGGGGTGTTTTTCCTGATTTTTATACTTTCACAACACTCATCCATGGACATTGTAGGGATGGAAATATGAATAAAGCTCTAAACTTGTTTGATGCAATGACTCAAAGGAATATTAAGCCGGACATTGTGACATACAACACCTTAATTGACGGGTTTTGCAAGGTAGGTGAAATTGAGAAGGCCAAGCAGCTCTGGGCTGGTATGATTTCTAGAAAGATTATTCCTAATCACATTTCTTATGGAACTTTGATAAACGGGGTTTGCAGCATTGGTCATGTTCCGGAGGCATTCAGGTTGTGGGATGAAATGGTAGGGAAGGGTATTAAGCCCACTCTTGTGATTTGTAATAGCATCATAAAGGGCTATTGTCGATCAGGTGATACATCAAGAGCTGCTAAGTTTCTATCCAAGATGACCGCAGAAGGAATTGTTCCAGATAGCATCACATATAACACTTTTATCAATGGATTTGTCAAAGAAGAGAATATGGACAAAGCTTTTCTCTGGATTAACAAGATGGAGAATCAAGGGCTTTCTCCTGATGCTATTACATACAATGTAATTCTAAGTGGGTTTTGTAGAGAGGGTAGAATGCAAGAAGCTGAAATGGTATTAAGGAAGATGATTGAGAAAGGCATAGATCCTGATAGGTCTACATACACATCACTCATAAATGGACATGTTACCCAGGACAACTTAAAGGAGGCATTTCGGTTTCATGATGAAATGGTACGAATGGGATTTGTGCCTGATGATAAATTTTAG